One genomic window of Halorhodospira halophila includes the following:
- the holA gene encoding DNA polymerase III subunit delta yields MAERPETLHRQLERGVLPRVCFIAGEEPLLQREAADAVRRAAREAGHAEREVLDVDAGFDWGRLTEAAGSLSLFGDRRLLEVRMPGGKPGRDGAEALKSYCRDAPEDTVLLVTSGRLERSAREAAWARALAGAGIFVYCWPVPGRDMPRWVAERLRRAGLQADPEAAALIAERSEGNLLAADQAVEKLRLLVGSGGGVDVETAAGALADSARYTVDDLADAALDGEWTRALRVLAALEEEGVQPPLILWALARDIRVAARLAAGADEGVLQRERIWKRRAARLRNAARRRPVATWRQLLQRCHRVDRAIKGLPPGEPWEQLRALVSRLARAMAK; encoded by the coding sequence ATGGCCGAGCGGCCGGAGACCCTGCATCGCCAGCTCGAGCGCGGGGTGCTGCCCCGGGTCTGCTTCATCGCCGGGGAGGAGCCGCTGCTCCAGCGCGAAGCCGCCGACGCCGTGCGCCGTGCGGCCCGCGAGGCCGGGCACGCCGAGCGCGAGGTGCTCGATGTCGATGCCGGGTTCGACTGGGGGCGGCTGACCGAGGCTGCGGGCAGCCTGTCGCTGTTCGGCGATCGCCGCCTCCTGGAGGTGCGCATGCCCGGCGGCAAGCCCGGGCGCGACGGGGCCGAGGCCCTCAAGTCCTACTGCCGCGACGCCCCGGAGGACACCGTCTTGCTGGTGACCAGTGGCCGCCTGGAGCGTTCGGCCCGGGAGGCGGCGTGGGCGCGGGCGCTGGCCGGGGCCGGCATCTTTGTCTACTGCTGGCCGGTGCCGGGCCGCGACATGCCGCGCTGGGTGGCCGAGCGGCTGCGCCGCGCCGGGCTGCAGGCGGACCCCGAGGCGGCGGCGCTCATCGCCGAGCGCTCCGAGGGCAACCTGCTGGCTGCGGACCAGGCGGTGGAGAAGCTGCGCCTGCTCGTCGGCAGCGGGGGCGGTGTGGATGTCGAGACGGCCGCCGGGGCCCTGGCCGACAGCGCCCGCTATACCGTGGACGATCTGGCCGACGCTGCCCTGGACGGGGAGTGGACGCGGGCGCTGCGCGTTCTGGCCGCGCTGGAGGAGGAGGGCGTGCAGCCTCCGCTGATCCTCTGGGCCCTGGCCCGGGATATCCGTGTGGCGGCACGGCTGGCGGCCGGCGCCGACGAGGGCGTGCTGCAGCGCGAGCGGATCTGGAAGCGGCGGGCCGCGCGGTTGCGCAATGCCGCCCGCCGGCGCCCGGTGGCCACCTGGCGGCAGTTGCTGCAGCGCTGCCACCGGGTGGATCGGGCGATCAAGGGGCTCCCGCCGGGGGAGCCGTGGGAGCAGCTGCGGGCCCTGGTCTCTCGCCTGGCGCGTGCCATGGCAAAATAG
- a CDS encoding glutamate-5-semialdehyde dehydrogenase encodes MSAEQSSDITETIRRVGQQARAAGRALARSGTGARNSALAAIAARIEAGAEAIAAANAADLDAAREAGLDPALIDRMELTPGRIQGMADGLREIAGLPDPVGAVRELSARPSGIQVGRMRMPIGVIGIIYESRPNVTADAAGLCIKSGNATILRGGSEAIRSNRAIAEQIRAGLEDAGLPGDGVQVVATTDRDAVGALIQMPESVDVIVPRGGKGLVERIAREARVPVIKHLDGVCHVYIDGAADTDKAVAIAVNAKTQRLGTCNTMETLLVDEAAAGRVLPEIGRQLREAGIEVRGCQRTRDRLAEAVPATEADWATEYLGPTLSVRVVDGFEEAVAHIERYSSGHTEAIVTESYPLAQRFLREVDSSSVMVNASTRFADGQEYGLGAEIGISTDKLHARGPVGLEGLTTEKWIVLGDGHVRS; translated from the coding sequence ATGAGTGCAGAGCAGTCGAGCGACATCACCGAGACCATCCGGCGGGTCGGGCAGCAGGCCCGGGCGGCCGGGCGTGCCCTGGCACGTTCCGGCACCGGGGCGCGTAACAGCGCCCTGGCAGCCATTGCCGCCCGCATCGAGGCGGGTGCCGAGGCCATCGCCGCGGCCAACGCCGCGGACCTGGACGCTGCCCGCGAGGCCGGGCTCGATCCGGCCCTGATCGACCGCATGGAGCTGACCCCGGGGCGCATCCAGGGTATGGCCGACGGGTTGCGCGAGATCGCCGGGCTGCCGGACCCGGTTGGCGCGGTGCGCGAACTCTCCGCGCGGCCCTCGGGGATCCAGGTCGGCCGCATGCGCATGCCCATCGGGGTGATCGGCATCATCTACGAGTCTCGTCCCAACGTCACCGCCGATGCCGCCGGGCTGTGCATCAAGTCGGGCAACGCCACCATCCTGCGCGGCGGCTCCGAGGCGATCCGTTCCAATCGGGCCATCGCCGAGCAGATCCGCGCCGGGCTGGAAGATGCCGGGCTGCCCGGCGACGGCGTCCAGGTGGTCGCGACCACGGATCGGGATGCCGTCGGCGCCCTGATCCAGATGCCCGAGTCGGTGGACGTGATCGTCCCGCGCGGCGGCAAGGGCCTGGTCGAGCGCATCGCGCGCGAGGCGCGGGTGCCGGTGATCAAGCACCTCGATGGGGTCTGTCACGTCTACATCGACGGGGCGGCCGATACCGACAAGGCAGTGGCCATCGCCGTCAATGCCAAGACGCAGCGCCTGGGCACCTGCAACACGATGGAGACGCTGCTGGTGGACGAGGCCGCCGCCGGGCGCGTCCTCCCGGAGATCGGCCGCCAGTTGCGCGAGGCCGGGATCGAGGTGCGCGGCTGCCAGCGCACCCGGGACCGGCTCGCCGAGGCTGTACCTGCCACGGAAGCGGACTGGGCTACCGAATACCTGGGGCCGACCCTCTCGGTGCGAGTGGTGGACGGTTTCGAAGAGGCCGTGGCGCACATCGAGCGCTATAGCTCCGGGCATACCGAGGCCATCGTCACCGAGAGTTATCCGCTGGCCCAGCGCTTCCTCCGCGAGGTGGATTCCAGCTCGGTGATGGTCAATGCCTCGACCCGTTTCGCCGACGGTCAGGAGTACGGCCTCGGTGCCGAGATCGGGATCAGCACCGACAAGCTCCACGCCCGCGGCCCGGTGGGGCTGGAAGGGCTGACCACCGAGAAGTGGATCGTCCTTGGTGACGGCCACGTCCGCAGCTGA
- a CDS encoding Maf family protein, with the protein MEPYIILASGSPRRRELLERIGIGYHTLPVAVDETPEPGEGAEMFVLRMALEKARRGYAAAEQKAPALGADTAVVLDGEILGKPASEADAHGMLERLSGQTHRVVTGVALVDDREATRLSVSQVTLREITAEERARYWASGEPVDKAGAYAIQGRGGVFVEHLEGSYTGVMGLPLYETTLLLDKLEIPWRERW; encoded by the coding sequence ATGGAGCCTTACATCATCCTCGCATCCGGGTCGCCCCGCCGGCGCGAATTGCTCGAGCGCATTGGTATCGGGTATCACACGCTGCCGGTCGCCGTCGACGAAACCCCGGAGCCCGGTGAGGGCGCCGAGATGTTCGTCCTGCGCATGGCCCTGGAGAAGGCCCGGCGCGGCTACGCCGCTGCTGAGCAAAAGGCGCCGGCGCTCGGCGCGGATACCGCGGTGGTCCTCGACGGTGAGATCCTTGGCAAGCCCGCCAGCGAGGCCGACGCCCACGGTATGCTCGAGCGCCTGTCGGGGCAGACCCACCGGGTGGTGACCGGGGTGGCGCTGGTCGACGATCGCGAGGCCACCCGGCTGTCGGTCAGCCAGGTGACCCTGCGCGAGATCACCGCCGAGGAGCGGGCCCGCTACTGGGCCAGCGGCGAGCCGGTGGACAAGGCTGGGGCCTACGCCATCCAGGGCCGGGGCGGGGTCTTCGTCGAACACCTGGAGGGTAGTTACACCGGGGTCATGGGGCTGCCGCTCTACGAGACCACGCTGCTGCTCGACAAGCTCGAGATCCCCTGGCGCGAGCGCTGGTAG
- a CDS encoding zinc ribbon-containing protein gives MSKKSDPEHQAGHLPTSYERMLTRLRERFASCEDGGPRLAQALEEVKRAMVADGELPRADADRVGDALQRDLEEAGAWLADRSHDHPLRDWLRMDLQMLESWLWDAFSSVADRTSMELRGFVTTGEPSLYHTDEIAGPGELACIACGRTITLQRPGHIPPCPGCEHTEFVRTAHRDAER, from the coding sequence ATGAGCAAAAAGTCCGACCCGGAACACCAGGCGGGCCACCTGCCCACCAGCTACGAGCGCATGCTCACCCGCCTGCGCGAGCGCTTCGCCAGCTGCGAGGATGGCGGCCCGCGCCTGGCCCAAGCCCTGGAGGAGGTCAAGCGAGCCATGGTCGCCGACGGCGAACTGCCCCGCGCCGACGCCGACCGGGTGGGCGACGCCCTGCAGCGCGACCTGGAGGAGGCGGGCGCCTGGCTGGCCGACCGCAGCCACGACCACCCGCTGCGCGACTGGCTGCGCATGGACCTACAGATGCTGGAGAGCTGGCTGTGGGACGCCTTTTCCTCGGTGGCCGACCGCACCAGCATGGAACTGCGCGGATTCGTAACCACCGGCGAGCCCAGCCTCTACCACACCGACGAGATCGCCGGCCCCGGCGAACTGGCGTGCATCGCCTGCGGGCGCACCATCACGCTGCAGCGCCCCGGCCACATCCCGCCGTGCCCGGGCTGCGAGCACACCGAGTTTGTACGCACGGCACACCGCGACGCAGAGCGGTAA
- the lptE gene encoding LPS assembly lipoprotein LptE, translating to MRLSWRNRSQGVVGLLGVAVLALALSACGWQLRGAPGGISLDDRVIQVVDEAGSSELRREVRRAIEGGGGQYTESAAGAEWVLTLHGRGSSRDTASVGAGGDVLDYRLTYTIDYSVVDAEGETRIQRTSLDAQRTFADPDGGADERRAREAELEEELRADAVRLLMLRLQALR from the coding sequence ATGCGATTATCGTGGCGGAACCGGTCCCAGGGGGTGGTCGGGCTGCTGGGCGTGGCAGTACTGGCCCTGGCGCTGAGCGCCTGCGGCTGGCAGCTGCGTGGCGCCCCGGGCGGGATCTCGCTGGACGACCGGGTCATTCAGGTGGTGGACGAGGCGGGTAGCAGCGAGCTGCGCCGCGAGGTGCGCCGCGCCATCGAGGGGGGCGGCGGGCAGTACACCGAGAGCGCCGCCGGTGCCGAGTGGGTGCTGACCCTGCACGGTCGGGGCAGCAGCCGCGACACCGCCTCGGTCGGGGCCGGCGGTGATGTGCTCGACTACCGGCTGACCTACACCATCGACTACAGCGTGGTCGATGCCGAGGGCGAGACGCGCATCCAGCGCACCTCGTTGGATGCCCAGCGCACCTTTGCCGATCCGGACGGCGGGGCCGACGAGCGCCGGGCCCGCGAGGCGGAGTTGGAGGAGGAGCTGCGAGCCGACGCCGTGCGCTTGCTGATGCTGCGGCTCCAGGCCCTGCGCTGA
- the rlmH gene encoding 23S rRNA (pseudouridine(1915)-N(3))-methyltransferase RlmH yields MRLHLVAVGQKPPRWVRDGFEDYARRLGRGWRLELHEVSAGGRGNDDPHAREREGERLLRALPSRAVCVALDEAGKPRDTRQWARSLERWSHEGGEAAFVIGGADGLSEAVRERADACWSLSPLTLPHMLVRVLVAEQVYRAWTLLSGHPYHRT; encoded by the coding sequence GTGCGCCTCCACCTCGTCGCAGTAGGCCAGAAGCCGCCGCGCTGGGTGCGGGACGGTTTCGAGGACTACGCCCGGCGCCTGGGCAGGGGGTGGCGTCTGGAACTGCACGAGGTCAGTGCCGGCGGGCGCGGCAACGACGACCCCCACGCCCGCGAGCGCGAGGGCGAGCGGCTACTCCGGGCGCTGCCGTCGCGGGCGGTCTGCGTGGCCCTGGACGAGGCCGGCAAGCCCCGCGACACCCGGCAGTGGGCGCGCAGCCTGGAGCGCTGGAGCCACGAGGGTGGCGAGGCAGCCTTCGTCATCGGCGGCGCCGACGGGCTGAGTGAGGCGGTCCGCGAGCGCGCCGATGCCTGTTGGTCGCTGTCGCCGCTGACCCTTCCGCACATGCTGGTGCGGGTGCTGGTCGCCGAGCAGGTCTACCGCGCCTGGACGCTGCTCAGCGGGCATCCGTATCATCGAACCTGA
- the rng gene encoding ribonuclease G encodes MSQEILINLTPRETRVALVENGVLQEVHLERARRRGLVGNIYLGQVRRVLPGMQAAFVDAGLERTAFLHVSDLQRESGGPPPPIDRLLREQQALLVQVIKDPIGNKGARLTTQITVPSRYLVLTPHSAGVGISARIEEEAERERLRAVAQGFDAERGEAGLIFRTAAEGAADEALSADHDFLVRLWESIRRRAGEAQPGTLVHEDLPLLLRALRDLATRDLERVRVDSREGYLRLRDFCKDLLPHVAERVELYAGERPIFDLYGVEEEIERALSRRVDLKSGGHLIIDQTEAMTTIDVNTGGFVGNRNVDETIFKTNLEAAQAIARQLRLRNLGGIIIVDFIDMTDAEHRRQVLRALEKALERDHAKTQIGAVSSLGLVEMTRKRTRESLEQVTCEPCPTCGGRGTVKSAETVVYEIFREILREVRQFESQRVIVLAAPSVVEVLLDEESTSLAQLEEFIERPIELQVESLYVADQYDVIPV; translated from the coding sequence GTGAGCCAGGAGATCCTCATCAACCTCACCCCCCGCGAGACGCGGGTGGCCCTGGTCGAGAACGGCGTCCTTCAGGAGGTCCACCTGGAGCGGGCCCGCCGCCGCGGGCTGGTGGGCAACATCTACCTGGGCCAGGTGCGCCGCGTGCTGCCCGGTATGCAGGCAGCCTTCGTGGATGCCGGGCTGGAGCGCACCGCCTTCCTGCACGTCTCGGATCTGCAGCGCGAATCCGGCGGACCCCCGCCCCCCATCGACCGGCTGCTGCGCGAGCAACAGGCGCTGCTGGTGCAGGTCATCAAGGACCCGATCGGCAACAAGGGGGCCCGGCTCACCACGCAGATCACCGTGCCCTCGCGCTACCTGGTCCTGACCCCGCACTCCGCGGGCGTGGGCATTTCGGCGCGGATCGAGGAGGAGGCCGAGCGCGAGCGGCTGCGTGCGGTGGCTCAGGGGTTCGACGCCGAGCGCGGGGAGGCCGGGCTGATCTTCCGCACCGCGGCGGAGGGGGCCGCGGACGAGGCGTTGAGTGCCGACCACGACTTCCTCGTGCGGCTCTGGGAGAGCATCCGCCGGCGCGCCGGCGAGGCGCAGCCCGGGACCCTGGTCCACGAGGATCTGCCCCTGCTGCTGCGTGCCCTGCGGGATCTGGCCACCCGGGACTTGGAGCGGGTTCGGGTGGACTCCCGCGAGGGTTACCTTCGCCTGCGTGACTTCTGCAAGGACCTGCTGCCCCATGTTGCCGAGCGGGTGGAGCTTTACGCCGGCGAGCGGCCGATCTTCGATCTCTACGGGGTTGAAGAGGAGATCGAGCGCGCTCTGTCGCGCCGTGTGGATCTCAAGTCCGGCGGGCATCTGATCATCGATCAGACCGAGGCGATGACCACCATCGATGTGAACACCGGTGGTTTCGTCGGCAATCGCAACGTCGATGAGACCATCTTCAAGACCAACCTGGAGGCCGCCCAGGCCATCGCCCGGCAGCTGCGCCTGCGCAACCTCGGCGGCATCATCATCGTCGATTTCATCGACATGACCGACGCCGAGCACCGCCGCCAGGTTCTGCGTGCCCTGGAAAAGGCCCTCGAGCGGGATCACGCCAAGACGCAGATCGGTGCCGTCTCCTCGCTGGGGCTGGTGGAGATGACCCGCAAGCGGACGCGGGAGAGCCTCGAGCAGGTGACCTGCGAGCCGTGTCCGACCTGCGGTGGCCGGGGTACGGTGAAGAGCGCCGAAACGGTGGTCTACGAGATCTTCCGCGAGATCCTGCGCGAGGTGCGCCAGTTCGAGTCGCAGCGGGTGATCGTGCTGGCCGCGCCGTCGGTCGTTGAGGTGCTACTCGACGAGGAATCCACCAGCCTGGCGCAGCTTGAGGAGTTCATCGAGCGACCCATCGAGCTGCAGGTCGAGTCCCTCTACGTGGCCGACCAGTACGACGTCATTCCCGTATAA
- the nadD gene encoding nicotinate-nucleotide adenylyltransferase, giving the protein MRQPLRTIGLLGGTFDPIHYGHLRPAEEVREAVQLSELRLIPARIPPHRARPRVGPEQRAELVRRAVAGNPSACVDERELHRDGPSYTVDTLAELRAELGGVSLCLILGYDTFLGLPGWSRWRLLFERAHVVVTERPGVRGALPEALAEEVADRVTEEPAGLRHSPAGRILFQAVTPVDISATGIRRSLAVGRSVRYLLPEAVRQRVVEAGWYGYPQL; this is encoded by the coding sequence GTGAGACAACCGCTGCGCACCATTGGCCTGCTTGGTGGCACGTTCGACCCGATCCACTACGGTCACCTGCGCCCGGCTGAGGAGGTCCGCGAGGCGGTACAACTCTCCGAGCTGCGCCTGATCCCGGCGCGCATCCCGCCCCACCGCGCTCGCCCGCGGGTCGGGCCGGAGCAGCGGGCGGAGCTGGTGCGCCGGGCCGTGGCGGGCAATCCCAGCGCCTGTGTCGATGAGCGCGAGCTCCATCGCGACGGCCCCTCCTACACCGTCGACACGCTGGCCGAGCTCCGAGCCGAGCTGGGCGGGGTCTCGCTTTGTCTGATCCTTGGCTACGACACGTTCCTGGGCCTGCCGGGCTGGTCGCGCTGGCGGCTGCTGTTCGAGCGTGCCCACGTCGTGGTCACTGAGCGGCCCGGCGTGCGCGGCGCGCTGCCCGAAGCACTTGCCGAGGAAGTGGCCGACCGCGTCACCGAAGAGCCGGCGGGCCTGCGTCATAGCCCGGCCGGGCGCATCCTGTTCCAGGCGGTGACACCGGTGGATATCTCCGCCACGGGGATCCGCCGTTCCCTGGCCGTGGGTCGGTCCGTGCGCTATCTGCTGCCCGAGGCGGTGCGGCAGCGGGTGGTCGAGGCGGGCTGGTACGGCTATCCGCAGTTGTAA
- the leuS gene encoding leucine--tRNA ligase, translating into MDNQYRPKEIEAEAQAYWEQQQTFRAREDTGRPKYYCLSMFPYPSGRLHMGHVRNYTIGDVVSRYKRMQGYNVLQPMGWDAFGLPAENAAMERGVPPAAWTRENIAAMREQLKGLGFGYDWSRELATCDPDYYRWEQWLFTRLYRKGLVYRDTAAVNWDPVDQTVLANEQVIEGRGWRSGALVERREIPQWFLRITDYADELLEALDELEGWPEQVRNMQRNWIGRSEGVELSFDLAGRDEQLTVFTTRPDTLYGVTYMGLAPEHPISLELSEGNPAIAELVDEARSGGTAEADLATREKRGADTGLEAVHPLTGERIPVWVANFVLMEYGSGAVMAVPAHDQRDWEFASAYGLPIRPVVHPADGSELDISAGAFSDYGVLADSGPFSGMPSDRAFVAIAERLEGEGRGQRRVQYRLRDWGVSRQRYWGAPIPMIHCADCGPVPVPDDQLPVTLPEDVAISGSGSPIKSMPSFYETTCPECGGAAQRETDTFDTFMESSWYFARFACADQDSAMLDERADHWAPVDQYIGGIEHAVLHLLYARFYHKVLRDEGLVSSDEPFTRLLTQGMVLKDGTKMSKSKGNTVDPQELVERFGADTVRLFTMFAAPPDQSLEWSDSGVEGAYRFLRRLHGLVRDHVARGSAPALDPQALSDPQRDLRRKVHETIAKASDDIGKRFTFNTAIAAVMELCNALGKAGDDSDAGRAVMQEGLEAAVLILAPITPHLCHHLWFELGHTAPVVEAAWPEADEQALVRDEVELVVQVNGKLRGHVTLPADADEQQAREAALAEHNVQRFVADKEIRKVVFVPGKLINVVAK; encoded by the coding sequence ATGGACAACCAGTACCGACCGAAAGAGATCGAAGCCGAGGCCCAGGCCTACTGGGAGCAGCAGCAGACCTTCAGGGCGCGCGAGGACACCGGACGCCCCAAGTACTACTGCCTGTCGATGTTCCCGTACCCCAGCGGACGGCTGCACATGGGCCACGTACGCAACTACACCATCGGCGACGTGGTCAGCCGGTATAAGCGCATGCAGGGCTACAACGTCCTCCAGCCCATGGGCTGGGACGCCTTCGGACTGCCCGCCGAGAACGCCGCCATGGAGCGCGGGGTGCCACCGGCAGCGTGGACCCGCGAGAACATCGCCGCCATGCGCGAGCAGCTCAAGGGGCTCGGCTTTGGGTACGACTGGTCCCGCGAGCTGGCCACTTGCGATCCCGACTACTACCGCTGGGAGCAGTGGCTGTTCACGCGGCTCTACCGCAAGGGGCTGGTCTACCGCGATACCGCGGCGGTGAACTGGGACCCGGTGGATCAGACCGTGCTCGCCAACGAGCAGGTGATCGAGGGGCGGGGCTGGCGCTCCGGGGCCCTGGTCGAGCGGCGCGAGATCCCGCAGTGGTTCCTGCGTATCACCGACTACGCCGACGAGCTGCTCGAGGCGCTCGATGAGCTCGAAGGGTGGCCCGAGCAGGTGCGCAATATGCAGCGCAACTGGATTGGCCGTTCCGAGGGCGTCGAGCTGAGCTTCGATCTGGCCGGTCGCGACGAGCAGCTGACCGTCTTTACCACGCGCCCGGACACCCTCTACGGGGTCACCTATATGGGCCTGGCGCCGGAGCATCCGATCAGCCTGGAGCTGTCCGAGGGCAACCCGGCCATCGCCGAGCTGGTTGACGAAGCCCGCTCGGGCGGCACGGCGGAGGCCGATCTGGCCACCCGCGAGAAGCGCGGCGCCGACACCGGGCTCGAGGCCGTGCATCCGCTCACCGGTGAGCGGATCCCGGTCTGGGTTGCCAACTTCGTGCTCATGGAGTACGGGTCCGGCGCGGTCATGGCGGTGCCCGCCCACGATCAGCGTGACTGGGAGTTCGCCAGCGCCTATGGGCTGCCCATCCGGCCCGTCGTGCACCCGGCCGACGGCAGCGAGCTGGACATCTCCGCCGGTGCCTTCAGCGACTACGGCGTGTTGGCCGACTCCGGCCCGTTCAGCGGCATGCCCTCTGATCGCGCCTTCGTGGCCATCGCCGAGCGCCTCGAGGGCGAGGGGCGGGGCCAGCGTCGGGTGCAGTACCGCCTGCGCGACTGGGGTGTGTCGCGGCAGCGCTACTGGGGCGCCCCGATCCCCATGATCCACTGTGCCGACTGTGGCCCGGTCCCCGTTCCCGACGATCAGCTGCCGGTGACGCTGCCCGAGGACGTGGCGATCAGCGGTAGCGGCTCGCCGATCAAGTCCATGCCGTCGTTCTACGAGACCACCTGCCCCGAGTGTGGCGGTGCGGCGCAGCGTGAGACGGACACCTTCGACACCTTCATGGAGTCGTCCTGGTACTTCGCCCGCTTCGCCTGCGCCGATCAGGACAGCGCCATGCTCGACGAGCGGGCGGACCACTGGGCCCCGGTGGATCAGTACATCGGTGGGATCGAGCACGCCGTTCTGCATCTGCTTTACGCGCGTTTCTACCACAAGGTGCTGCGCGACGAGGGGCTGGTCAGCTCCGATGAGCCGTTCACCCGGCTGCTCACCCAGGGCATGGTGCTCAAGGACGGGACCAAGATGTCCAAGTCCAAGGGCAATACCGTCGACCCCCAAGAGCTCGTCGAACGTTTCGGCGCCGATACCGTGCGCCTGTTCACCATGTTCGCGGCGCCGCCGGATCAGTCCCTGGAGTGGTCGGATTCCGGGGTCGAGGGCGCTTACCGCTTCCTGCGCCGCCTCCATGGCCTGGTGCGCGATCACGTCGCACGCGGTTCGGCGCCGGCGCTGGATCCGCAGGCGCTCAGCGACCCCCAGCGCGATTTGCGGCGCAAGGTTCACGAGACCATCGCCAAGGCCTCCGATGACATCGGCAAGCGCTTCACCTTCAATACCGCCATCGCGGCGGTGATGGAGCTGTGCAACGCCTTGGGCAAGGCCGGGGACGACAGCGACGCTGGCCGTGCGGTGATGCAGGAGGGGCTGGAGGCAGCCGTGCTGATCCTGGCGCCGATCACCCCGCACCTTTGCCACCACCTGTGGTTCGAGCTCGGCCATACGGCCCCGGTGGTCGAGGCCGCCTGGCCCGAGGCGGACGAGCAGGCGCTGGTCCGTGACGAGGTGGAGCTGGTGGTCCAGGTTAACGGCAAGCTTCGCGGCCACGTCACCCTGCCCGCCGACGCCGATGAGCAGCAGGCCCGGGAGGCGGCGCTGGCCGAGCACAACGTGCAGCGCTTCGTGGCCGACAAGGAGATCAGGAAGGTGGTCTTCGTCCCCGGCAAGCTCATCAACGTGGTGGCCAAGTAG
- the rsfS gene encoding ribosome silencing factor, which produces MVVEELEQRIRESLDGIKALDTVAIDVRGRTPVTDLIVVTTGTSRRHVHAVARSLVDDAKASGLTPLGVEGDEPNSEWVLIDLGDAVVHVMTRESRDFYRLERMWEMDEACASTSSQ; this is translated from the coding sequence ATGGTGGTGGAAGAGCTGGAGCAACGGATCCGCGAGTCCCTCGACGGGATCAAGGCCCTGGACACGGTGGCCATTGATGTCCGCGGGCGCACGCCGGTGACCGACCTGATCGTGGTCACCACTGGCACCTCCCGTCGCCACGTGCACGCGGTGGCGCGCAGCCTGGTCGACGACGCCAAGGCCAGCGGGCTGACGCCGCTGGGCGTGGAGGGCGACGAGCCGAACTCGGAGTGGGTGCTGATCGACCTGGGTGATGCCGTGGTCCACGTCATGACCCGGGAGAGCCGCGATTTCTACCGGCTTGAGCGCATGTGGGAGATGGACGAGGCGTGCGCCTCCACCTCGTCGCAGTAG